In Geitlerinema sp. PCC 9228, one DNA window encodes the following:
- a CDS encoding extracellular solute-binding protein, translated as MKNSVPLRILNKFQPAAEVPFHAESEQQLQDLFAFLKTWQQRVDISERTPRRPHVVTLGDYWLSQAIAQNLIHPVKTDHLTRWSQLSPRWQTPVRRNRQGHLDENGQVWGVPYRWGCTVIAYRQDKLDWLPQDWSDLWRPQLKQRLSLLDNPRETIGLTLKKLGFSYNQTSLAEVPQLESELRSLHQQVKFYNSTTYLEPLILGDTWVAVGWSTDILPALSSHREIAIAMPTSGTALWEDVWVCPALPEPSASSPLTSTLHQWLDFYLQPEIALQLALLSKGSSPVLSASDAKEIPESYRSVLAPSPGILDSSEFLEPLSRELVKDYQALWQQVRSQV; from the coding sequence TTGAAAAATTCCGTTCCCCTGCGGATTTTAAATAAATTTCAACCTGCCGCCGAGGTTCCCTTCCATGCAGAATCGGAACAGCAATTGCAGGATTTGTTTGCTTTTTTAAAAACTTGGCAACAACGGGTGGACATTTCCGAAAGGACCCCGCGCCGTCCCCATGTGGTTACTTTGGGGGATTACTGGCTCAGCCAAGCGATCGCGCAAAACCTCATTCATCCGGTCAAAACCGACCACCTTACCCGTTGGTCGCAGCTTTCCCCACGCTGGCAAACCCCAGTTCGCCGCAACCGGCAAGGCCATCTCGACGAAAACGGTCAAGTGTGGGGAGTTCCCTATCGCTGGGGATGTACGGTCATTGCCTACCGCCAGGACAAACTAGACTGGCTACCCCAGGATTGGTCGGATTTGTGGCGTCCCCAACTCAAACAACGCCTCTCGCTTTTGGACAATCCCCGGGAAACGATTGGGTTGACCCTGAAAAAGTTGGGGTTTTCTTACAATCAGACTTCCCTGGCAGAGGTTCCCCAGTTAGAATCCGAACTGCGATCGCTACACCAACAGGTGAAGTTTTACAATTCCACTACCTATCTAGAACCATTGATTCTCGGGGATACCTGGGTGGCAGTGGGGTGGTCCACCGATATTTTGCCGGCTTTGTCCAGCCACCGGGAAATCGCGATCGCTATGCCAACCTCGGGAACGGCTTTATGGGAAGATGTGTGGGTATGTCCGGCTTTACCAGAGCCATCGGCAAGTTCCCCACTGACATCTACGCTCCACCAATGGTTGGATTTTTATTTGCAACCGGAAATTGCTTTGCAACTGGCGTTGCTGAGCAAAGGATCGTCTCCCGTTCTCTCTGCCAGCGATGCTAAGGAAATTCCCGAATCATACCGTTCTGTTCTAGCTCCCTCGCCAGGGATTCTCGACAGCAGCGAATTCTTGGAACCCCTATCTCGGGAACTAGTTAAGGACTATCAGGCTCTTTGGCAGCAGGTTCGCAGCCAAGTTTGA
- a CDS encoding glycosyltransferase, which yields MASVKPAANHIFLFLEIFSIEGGIQSYVKDILHAYKLAVRDLASPPLPQAAKAEVLLLRDSPDGDNPFARDTDVFAFHYLKTLSPWLGRVRLASWLLFLLLWRRPQRVFCGHVNLAPMTQLLCRSLGIPYTVLTYGKEVWEPLSPAYVRALQKAHSIWTISRHSRDRACEANHLDPRQFRMVSCVVDGKRFTPGKKPQRLVERYGLYDAKVLMTVARLWSGDIYKGVDVTIRALGKIAAVFPEVKYLVIGRGDDQPRLAQLAEDLGVRDRVVFAGFVATEELPDHYRVADGYVMPSREGFGIVYLEAMACGVPVVSGDADGSADPLQDGRVGWQVPYRDPEAVAAACVELLRGEDQRCQGDWLRSQALAKFGKDALTEKIQRLLQES from the coding sequence ATGGCTTCCGTGAAACCAGCAGCCAATCATATTTTTCTCTTTCTAGAAATTTTCTCCATTGAGGGTGGCATTCAATCCTACGTTAAGGATATCCTCCACGCCTACAAACTGGCCGTTAGGGATTTGGCGTCACCTCCGCTTCCCCAAGCTGCTAAGGCAGAGGTTTTGCTGTTGCGGGATTCCCCAGACGGCGACAATCCTTTTGCCAGGGATACCGATGTATTTGCTTTTCACTATTTAAAAACGCTTTCCCCTTGGCTGGGAAGGGTACGACTGGCGAGTTGGTTGCTGTTTTTATTACTTTGGCGGCGTCCGCAGCGGGTATTTTGCGGCCATGTGAATTTGGCACCGATGACCCAGTTGTTGTGTCGGTCTTTGGGAATTCCCTATACCGTGCTTACCTACGGCAAGGAAGTTTGGGAACCGCTTTCTCCTGCTTACGTACGCGCCTTGCAAAAAGCACACAGCATTTGGACCATCAGTCGCCACAGCCGCGATCGCGCTTGCGAGGCCAACCATCTCGACCCGCGCCAGTTTCGTATGGTTTCCTGCGTGGTGGATGGGAAACGGTTTACCCCTGGAAAAAAACCCCAGAGGTTGGTAGAACGGTACGGATTGTACGATGCGAAGGTGTTGATGACCGTGGCGCGTTTGTGGTCGGGGGATATTTACAAGGGGGTAGATGTGACCATTCGCGCGTTGGGGAAAATTGCGGCGGTTTTCCCCGAGGTGAAGTATTTGGTCATCGGTCGCGGCGACGACCAACCGCGTTTGGCGCAATTGGCGGAAGATTTGGGAGTGCGCGATCGGGTGGTGTTTGCTGGTTTTGTAGCTACAGAAGAACTCCCGGACCACTACCGGGTGGCGGATGGGTACGTCATGCCATCGCGGGAAGGATTTGGTATTGTGTATTTAGAAGCAATGGCCTGTGGGGTGCCGGTGGTTTCTGGGGATGCCGATGGTTCTGCCGATCCCCTGCAAGACGGTCGGGTAGGCTGGCAAGTTCCCTATCGCGACCCAGAAGCTGTGGCGGCGGCTTGTGTCGAACTGCTGCGCGGCGAGGACCAACGCTGTCAGGGGGATTGGCTGCGATCGCAAGCTTTGGCCAAGTTTGGTAAAGATGCTTTAACGGAAAAAATCCAAAGGCTCTTGCAAGAAAGCTAG
- a CDS encoding phycobiliprotein lyase — translation MLSFPDFFTACSGRWTTERTYHYTLKNEIERSHTEFTVRPLEEAYKQNIISSLGGAQVKAIEPKIPQNKEIPGFAIHFDTVSETGEQVSMSLNALFVPDRYLPSDRWETSPIPVPAAAEVSERDEEVIRGYYLRDQGYSETGAIAGRFTYQPTRQALEMTTFYRRSVAVDRMRFIAPDQRLRTIITYERPPHQNQPPTTVNLVGFGLEQRQAEG, via the coding sequence ATGCTCAGTTTTCCAGACTTTTTTACGGCTTGTTCCGGTCGCTGGACCACGGAAAGAACCTATCACTATACGCTCAAAAACGAAATCGAACGCTCCCATACGGAGTTCACCGTACGGCCTCTCGAAGAGGCATACAAGCAAAATATCATATCCTCCCTTGGTGGGGCGCAAGTCAAAGCAATAGAGCCCAAAATTCCTCAAAATAAAGAAATCCCCGGCTTTGCCATTCATTTTGATACGGTGTCGGAAACCGGCGAACAGGTCTCTATGAGTTTAAATGCCTTGTTCGTCCCGGACCGCTACCTGCCATCCGATAGGTGGGAAACTTCCCCCATCCCGGTTCCAGCAGCAGCGGAAGTATCCGAACGCGACGAGGAAGTAATTCGGGGATACTACTTACGCGACCAAGGGTACTCGGAAACAGGTGCGATTGCCGGACGGTTTACCTACCAACCCACCCGCCAAGCCTTGGAAATGACCACATTTTACCGTCGTTCCGTGGCGGTCGATCGCATGCGTTTTATTGCTCCCGACCAGCGCCTGCGTACCATTATTACCTACGAACGTCCCCCCCACCAAAACCAACCTCCCACCACGGTCAATTTGGTGGGATTTGGCTTGGAACAGCGACAGGCTGAGGGATAG
- a CDS encoding photosystem II S4 domain protein: MLPREDLLKGVEHRETLARAIDLAENALRTWEVSYTDFLSPPEVVEIQEVLGQLSEVHLLAAGGYPQAERQRMAIARCELPLDASMVPLTPLDISGNFLFDTATHRDFLGAILGTGIVREKVGDIIILGERGAQVIVVPEIAEFLELSLTQVRSVPVKTRQIDWKELKVRPPKKKEMTTVEPSMRLDAIASAGFGMSRNKMSDLIAAGDVRVNWKLVTTASHSISPGDLISVRSKGRVEVGDVSTTKKNRYRVQLTRYV, encoded by the coding sequence ATGCTACCAAGAGAGGACCTACTCAAAGGCGTCGAACATCGGGAAACTCTAGCAAGAGCGATCGATTTAGCGGAAAACGCACTGCGTACCTGGGAAGTTTCCTATACGGATTTTCTCTCGCCACCAGAAGTGGTGGAAATCCAGGAAGTATTGGGTCAGTTGAGCGAAGTTCACCTGCTAGCTGCCGGAGGATATCCCCAAGCCGAACGCCAACGCATGGCGATCGCGCGTTGCGAACTTCCTTTGGATGCTTCCATGGTTCCCCTCACGCCTCTCGACATTAGCGGCAATTTTCTCTTCGATACCGCCACCCACCGCGATTTTCTCGGCGCTATTTTAGGGACGGGGATAGTTCGGGAAAAAGTCGGCGATATTATTATTTTGGGAGAACGCGGCGCTCAAGTTATTGTAGTTCCCGAAATTGCTGAATTTTTAGAACTTAGTTTGACCCAAGTGCGATCGGTTCCGGTAAAAACCCGCCAAATTGACTGGAAAGAACTCAAAGTTCGTCCTCCCAAGAAAAAAGAAATGACCACCGTAGAACCTTCCATGCGACTGGATGCGATCGCATCTGCCGGATTTGGCATGTCTCGCAACAAAATGTCAGACCTCATCGCCGCCGGCGACGTTCGCGTCAACTGGAAACTCGTTACCACCGCCAGCCACAGCATCTCCCCCGGTGATTTAATTTCCGTACGCAGCAAAGGTAGGGTAGAAGTCGGTGACGTCAGTACCACTAAGAAGAATCGATATCGGGTGCAGTTGACACGGTATGTTTGA
- a CDS encoding aldo/keto reductase, with translation MHYKRFGRTNRLISVFSVGTMRCLRSEEMAIATVREAVRQGINHIETARGYGRSEVYLGKALQAGLPLPRRQLFVTTKIPPLESADQMERYIDESLQRLQLDFIDGLAVHGINTWDHLDRVLAADGCRRGWERALADGRVRHVGFSTHAPLEIVQQSILSNLFDFVNLHYYYFYQRLHKAVDLAWEQDMGVFIISPADKGGQLFAPPAKLQQLCQPFTPLELTYRFLLSDRRVTTLSVGPANPEQLQEAVRLGDRSEPLTAQEAATLQKLKSTADAALGSDKCSQCYQCLPCPEEINIPEVLRLRNLAVAYDMSEFGKYRYRMFENAGHWFPGRKGNRCTECGDCLPRCPENLDIPKLLGDTHERLKGREGRRLWEF, from the coding sequence ATGCACTACAAACGCTTTGGCCGCACCAACCGTCTCATATCGGTTTTTTCGGTGGGAACGATGCGATGCCTTCGTAGCGAAGAAATGGCAATAGCTACTGTCCGCGAGGCTGTCCGCCAAGGCATCAACCATATCGAAACGGCACGGGGGTACGGTCGCAGTGAGGTGTATCTGGGCAAGGCGTTGCAAGCTGGTTTGCCCCTACCGCGCCGGCAGTTGTTTGTCACTACCAAAATTCCGCCCCTGGAAAGCGCCGACCAAATGGAGCGCTATATTGACGAATCCCTGCAACGGCTGCAGCTTGACTTTATCGACGGACTGGCTGTTCACGGTATCAATACTTGGGACCACCTCGATAGGGTGCTGGCTGCCGATGGTTGTCGCCGCGGATGGGAACGGGCTTTGGCTGATGGTCGCGTACGCCATGTGGGTTTCTCTACCCACGCGCCTTTAGAAATTGTCCAGCAATCTATCCTATCAAATTTATTCGATTTTGTCAATCTGCATTATTACTATTTTTACCAGCGCCTCCATAAAGCTGTGGATCTTGCCTGGGAGCAAGATATGGGGGTATTTATTATCTCCCCTGCCGATAAAGGGGGACAATTGTTTGCGCCACCGGCCAAACTCCAGCAGTTGTGCCAGCCTTTTACACCGTTGGAACTAACCTATCGATTTTTGTTAAGCGATCGCCGGGTGACTACCCTCAGCGTTGGTCCTGCCAATCCCGAACAGTTGCAAGAAGCCGTTCGACTGGGCGATCGCAGCGAACCGCTAACGGCGCAAGAAGCCGCCACCCTACAAAAACTCAAATCCACCGCCGATGCTGCCTTGGGAAGCGACAAATGCAGCCAATGCTACCAATGCCTCCCCTGTCCAGAAGAAATTAACATTCCCGAGGTTTTGCGACTGCGCAATTTAGCCGTAGCCTACGACATGAGCGAATTTGGCAAGTATCGCTACCGTATGTTTGAAAATGCCGGTCACTGGTTCCCTGGTCGTAAGGGCAACCGCTGTACTGAATGTGGCGATTGTCTGCCTCGCTGTCCGGAAAATCTGGATATTCCCAAACTCCTAGGAGATACCCACGAACGCCTCAAGGGTCGCGAAGGTCGCCGCCTGTGGGAATTTTAA
- a CDS encoding FAD-dependent oxidoreductase, producing the protein MPQKTYDWLVVGGGLTGAMLGYELARAGFAVALLEQQISPHNATRYSYGGIAFWSGTDRRVGGVSMRQLCWEGRDRYNQLCEELPGEIAFRELNLLLTITPNSDPQQVAQSYTKFAIPPQLLDVQQACELEPLLNPNAIAGALTVRHGHVHPEKLVLALYEGIKQLGGELICDRAVDLQRESDRIRGVRGVKTTYTAKQTAICVGGIARAFLAKVGIHVPIYFTHAEAIETPPANVQLRTLVMPAELQRIQLEAKATQPQAEPLWKQPGNEPVPAILDTGAVQFFDGSFRLGQISRVLTDPQAKVNLKQSEAEIRASISQILPSLATLPGECHRCLVAFSRDGLPLVGELDGFEGISLFAGFSNPFVLVPALAQRFARHAAGETDEIISQLSPNRL; encoded by the coding sequence ATGCCACAGAAAACCTATGACTGGCTGGTGGTGGGTGGCGGCCTCACTGGCGCTATGTTGGGGTACGAATTGGCACGCGCTGGGTTTGCTGTTGCCTTACTAGAGCAACAAATTTCCCCGCACAATGCGACGCGCTACAGTTATGGTGGCATTGCGTTTTGGTCGGGAACCGATCGCAGGGTGGGAGGCGTTTCTATGCGGCAGTTGTGTTGGGAAGGTCGCGATCGCTATAACCAGCTTTGTGAGGAATTGCCGGGGGAAATTGCGTTTCGGGAGTTGAATCTGCTGCTGACCATTACACCGAACAGCGATCCGCAGCAGGTGGCACAATCCTATACCAAGTTTGCCATACCGCCGCAGTTGCTGGATGTCCAACAGGCTTGCGAGTTGGAACCGCTTTTAAATCCTAACGCGATCGCGGGTGCTTTAACGGTACGCCATGGTCACGTCCATCCAGAAAAGTTGGTGTTGGCGCTGTACGAGGGAATCAAGCAGTTGGGTGGTGAACTCATCTGCGATCGCGCTGTAGACCTGCAACGAGAAAGCGATCGAATTCGGGGAGTGCGGGGAGTTAAAACTACCTACACAGCCAAACAAACTGCCATTTGCGTAGGTGGCATAGCGCGTGCCTTTTTAGCCAAAGTCGGCATTCACGTTCCGATTTACTTTACCCACGCCGAAGCGATCGAAACGCCACCAGCGAATGTACAATTGCGAACTTTGGTGATGCCAGCCGAGTTGCAGCGGATACAATTAGAAGCCAAAGCCACGCAGCCACAAGCCGAACCCTTATGGAAACAACCGGGAAACGAACCCGTACCAGCCATTTTGGATACCGGTGCCGTCCAGTTTTTCGATGGCAGCTTTCGCCTCGGTCAAATTTCGCGAGTTCTCACCGACCCGCAAGCAAAAGTCAATTTAAAGCAAAGCGAAGCAGAGATTCGTGCCAGTATTAGCCAGATTTTACCCTCATTGGCAACTTTACCAGGAGAGTGCCATCGGTGCCTGGTGGCATTTAGCAGGGATGGGTTGCCGTTGGTTGGCGAACTTGATGGCTTTGAGGGAATTTCGCTGTTTGCTGGCTTTAGCAATCCCTTTGTTTTGGTACCAGCGTTGGCACAGCGGTTTGCACGGCATGCGGCAGGAGAAACAGATGAGATAATTTCTCAATTGTCGCCAAATCGTTTGTAG
- a CDS encoding SGNH/GDSL hydrolase family protein: MSRKNWVAIAIGTILVALMVVGCWPGNRMSNQVLENNGHAIAVMPLGDSITKGPYTPGGYRLPLWQMLVEEDGYAIDLVGSLQDGPPELPDRDHEGHSGWRIDQIRKRIAGWLRRSQPEVVVLLIGTNDMAQGYQLDTAAQRWLALIRDIHQQQPQTSILVGSLPPLEDPTLNERVEAFNVAIADLAARERSNNVPLTFVDIYDYVSVDQLADGIHPNREGYRQIATAWRSPLAEILDRRPNTPEENAARFFQ; encoded by the coding sequence ATGAGCAGAAAAAATTGGGTAGCGATCGCGATCGGTACTATCCTAGTAGCGTTGATGGTTGTGGGATGCTGGCCGGGGAATAGAATGTCCAACCAGGTTTTAGAAAACAATGGTCATGCGATCGCGGTGATGCCGTTGGGAGATTCAATTACCAAAGGACCGTATACTCCTGGTGGCTATCGCCTGCCTTTGTGGCAAATGCTGGTAGAGGAGGATGGGTATGCCATTGATTTGGTGGGGTCTTTGCAAGATGGACCGCCGGAACTGCCGGATCGAGACCACGAAGGTCACTCGGGATGGCGGATCGACCAAATTCGCAAACGGATTGCTGGCTGGCTGCGGCGATCGCAACCGGAGGTGGTTGTGCTGCTGATTGGTACCAACGATATGGCCCAAGGATACCAGTTGGATACGGCGGCGCAACGTTGGTTGGCTTTGATACGGGATATTCACCAGCAACAACCGCAAACGAGTATTTTGGTGGGGTCGCTGCCACCGCTGGAAGATCCTACCCTCAACGAACGAGTGGAAGCTTTTAATGTAGCGATCGCGGATTTGGCGGCGCGGGAACGTTCTAACAATGTTCCCCTAACCTTTGTAGATATTTACGATTACGTTAGCGTTGACCAACTGGCGGATGGCATTCATCCCAATCGGGAAGGCTACCGGCAAATTGCCACTGCTTGGCGATCGCCACTGGCAGAAATTCTGGATCGGCGGCCAAACACTCCGGAAGAAAATGCTGCCAGATTTTTTCAATAA
- a CDS encoding BamA/TamA family outer membrane protein: MRSLKNHSPTIFTIVLASSTSLLAAPSYGQTPPSSHPTPTSESLAPPTNPALRENASHLLQPEDTGTLAAPIAQEPPGNDDGGGFSIFAFPSNSSAKGWFGQIEASLGNIEASFEAGEQTFGYELAYDKDPTMEEVGYRLSFFNSRSPEGVFIHGGQDVELVHEHTPWVHRLGGEVEVSQKVHPDVTLSAGIGYQRVSVRNRAFTDEVQERDEFGNRLTFGEDGQDDLVTLNFGLVGESLNREVFPTSGSKLKVGVEQSLPIGFGDIAFNRITAGYSQYVPLAEEQTLLLNLQGGHTIGDLPPYEGFSLGGRKSVRGYSAGELGTGRTFLQATAEYRFPLFGEVDLPLLRTINGAAFVDFGTDFDTAETVKGEPADERDKAGTGFGVGVGLRVDSEFGPLLLDLGVADQGDVSLHFSFGERF, from the coding sequence ATGCGATCGCTAAAAAACCATTCTCCCACAATTTTTACCATTGTCCTAGCCAGCAGCACATCCCTATTGGCTGCCCCCAGCTACGGACAAACGCCACCTAGTTCCCATCCTACCCCAACCAGCGAGTCCCTGGCCCCACCAACCAATCCGGCTCTGCGGGAAAATGCCAGCCATTTGCTGCAACCGGAGGATACGGGGACCTTGGCTGCTCCCATTGCTCAAGAACCGCCAGGCAACGACGATGGTGGTGGATTTTCCATTTTTGCTTTTCCCAGCAACAGTTCTGCCAAAGGCTGGTTCGGACAAATTGAGGCCAGTCTGGGAAATATAGAAGCCAGTTTTGAAGCTGGCGAACAGACTTTCGGCTACGAGTTGGCATACGACAAAGACCCCACCATGGAGGAGGTGGGATATCGCCTGTCGTTTTTTAACAGCCGTTCCCCCGAAGGCGTTTTTATCCACGGCGGTCAAGATGTGGAACTGGTCCACGAACATACTCCCTGGGTGCACCGGTTGGGAGGGGAAGTGGAAGTTTCCCAAAAGGTCCATCCCGATGTTACCCTCAGCGCCGGCATTGGCTACCAACGGGTGTCTGTCCGCAACCGCGCTTTTACCGATGAAGTTCAGGAACGGGATGAGTTTGGCAATCGCCTTACCTTCGGGGAAGACGGTCAAGACGACTTGGTAACCCTCAATTTTGGGTTGGTGGGAGAAAGTCTCAATCGAGAAGTGTTTCCCACCAGTGGTTCCAAACTCAAGGTAGGGGTGGAACAATCCCTTCCCATTGGCTTTGGCGATATTGCTTTCAATCGCATTACCGCCGGCTACAGCCAGTATGTTCCCTTGGCGGAAGAACAAACCCTACTGTTGAATTTGCAGGGGGGTCATACGATTGGCGATTTGCCTCCTTACGAAGGGTTTAGCTTGGGAGGTAGGAAGTCTGTACGCGGTTATAGCGCCGGCGAACTGGGAACTGGACGTACATTTTTGCAGGCGACGGCGGAGTATCGTTTTCCTTTGTTTGGTGAAGTAGATTTGCCGCTGTTGCGGACAATTAATGGCGCTGCTTTTGTGGATTTTGGTACGGATTTCGATACGGCGGAAACGGTGAAAGGCGAACCGGCAGACGAACGGGATAAAGCCGGAACGGGTTTTGGTGTCGGTGTTGGTTTGCGGGTAGATTCGGAGTTTGGTCCGTTACTGCTGGATTTGGGTGTTGCCGACCAAGGAGACGTTAGCCTCCACTTTAGTTTTGGAGAACGATTCTAA